From Salarias fasciatus chromosome 5, fSalaFa1.1, whole genome shotgun sequence, a single genomic window includes:
- the LOC115388844 gene encoding dual specificity protein phosphatase 7-like, translated as MRINHPWGGSVIVTMMMMSSKSVEWLQEELESGASSLLLLDCRPHELYESSHIESAINLAIPGLMLRRLKKGNLPIRSIIPNNEDKEKFVKRCKTDVVVLYDEATPERQESGMGSSVLGLLLQKLRDDGCKAFYLEGGFNKFQSEYPEHCETNLDCSCPSSSPPTSVLGLGGLRISSDCSDGESDREPGSATESEGSPLPSNQPAFPVQILPYLYLGCAKDSANLDVLSKYNIKYILNVTPNLPNMFEHEGDFKYKQIPISDHWSQNLSQFFPEAISFIDEARSQKCGILVHCLAGISRSVTVTVAYLMQKLNLSLNDAYDFVKRKKSNISPNFNFMGQLLDFERTLGLNSPCDNHSASPTHDQLFFTTPTNHNVFQLDTLEST; from the exons ATGAGAATTAATCATCCGTGGGGAGGCTCCGTGATCGTGACTATGATGATGATGTCGAGTAAGAGCGTGgagtggctgcaggaggagctggagtccGGGGCCAGctccctgctcctgctggaCTGCAGACCGCACGAGCTGTACGAGTCCTCGCACATCGAGTCGGCCATCAACCTGGCCATCCCGGGCCTCATGCTCCGGAGGCTGAAGAAGGGAAACCTCCCCATCCGCTCCATCATCCCCAACAACGAGGACAAGGAGAAATTCGTCAAGCGCTGCAAGACGGACGTGGTGGTCCTGTACGACGAGGCGACCCCCGAGAGGCAGGAGTCCGGGATGGGGAGCTCCGTGCTGGGGCTgctcctgcagaagctccgGGACGACGGCTGCAAGGCTTTTTATCTGGAGG gGGGCTTTAACAAGTTCCAGTCTGAGTACCCCGAGCACTGCGAGACCAATCTGGACTGCTCGTGTCCCAGCAGCTCGCCGCCGACCTCCGTCCTCGGCCTCGGGGGACTCCGCATCAGCTCCGACTGCTCGGACGGGGAGTCGGACCGCGAGCCGGGCAGCGCCACCGAGTCGGAGGGCAGCCCGCTGCCCAGCAACCAGCCGGCGTTCCCCGTGCAGATCCTGCCGTACCTCTACCTGGGCTGTGCCAAAGACTCCGCCAACCTGGACGTGCTCAGCAAGTACAACATCAAGTACATCCTCAACGTGACGCCCAACCTGCCCAACATGTTCGAGCACGAGGGGGACTTCAAGTACAAACAGATTCCCATCTCCGACCACTGGAGCCAGAACCTCTCGCAGTTTTTCCCCGAGGCCATCTCATTCATCG ACGAGGCCCGCTCCCAGAAGTGCGGCATCCTGGTGCACTGCCTGGCCGGCATCAGCCGCTCCGTCACCGTCACCGTGGCCTACCTGATGCAGAAGCTCAACCTGTCGCTCAACGACGCCTACGACTTCGTCAAGCGGAAAAAGTCCAACATCTCCCCGAACTTCAACTTCATGGGCCAGCTGCTGGACTTCGAGCGGACGCTGGGCCTCAACAGCCCCTGCGACAACCACTCCGCCTCGCCCACGCACGACCAGCTCTTCTTCACCACGCCCACCAATCACAACGTGTTCCAGCTGGACACGCTGGAGTCCACATGA